Genomic window (Gymnogyps californianus isolate 813 chromosome 2, ASM1813914v2, whole genome shotgun sequence):
TAAGACTCCATttcaagaatataaaaatatattgaataaaTCATTGAATATTTAGTGGAGAGTCTTTACATATACGAAATCTGaaagttttgctttcagcaaTTAAAGCTGTTACTTGTTATTTGCTATACTTAGTTGAGCGATCAGtcactaaaaatgttttgtttgctttttttttcttattttttttactgggaTAAGTATTGCTATTATTATCCTGTGTACAACTGCGAATCAATTTATTTCAAGTGCTTCCTACACCTTAACAGAGGTAAGTACATTGCTTAAGTCcatgatttttccttttcaagctCTTTATTTCTCCTATATAGATACAGAAGTGAGAATTCTCCCCAGtcaaaaagtagttttaaaaaacaatgtctGTATTATTTCTGTCATGGAAActctttcctgttctgcaaGGCAAATGTTCTTGGATAACATCAATTTCCTACAACTACAAAAAgggtattttcttcctgcaggcAGACAGAACTGCAATGTATGCATCAGGGCACACTATGTTCTATGCATTACTTAGTATATTATATACACTCTGTGTATTTTAGCTCTTAGCTACATGTTCCATCTTTAGAACCAAAATTGCTTAACGAAAACATCTGTTGACTGGTCACAAAGCTCTGAAGCTTAACACAAGGCCATAAATTCAGTAGCAGTGTATCCACTCACAGTCCAATTATGCAAGAATGAAACCTACCTAAATTTTGGCATAGGGGATATTgaacaagaaaagagagaataatGGGTGAGCTCAGCTCCTTCAGTTGCAGGCCATCAAGCCTGTCCCCATGGGATCCTGTGATATCCCTTCTGCTGTTGAGTCCATTTTGCGGgtcttccttttgccttcattttcctAATATGAGAAATTTTCAGAGAGAGACATTGCTCTCGGAGGTCCCATTCTATGTCCATAAGAAGCTGTCTGGAGAGTCAGTCATTCTTCCCATGTTACTGGCTGATGTTCTGGACATGAAAAAACAGGACAGTGCAACTGTTCAAATACCTATAAATAAAGTTATAATGCTTTAATAACAGACATTGCCGGCGGATCCACTCTCTTTAGGGACCTTACCATGAGAATCCTTGCCCATTTGGATTATTTTGTAGCACTTCCCAGTATAATcaagaactaaaataaaaatacttagtgTTTACTAAGGGAGGATGTTCCATAGCTCTctaaaaaaaagctattttttgtctttttagacTGTAGTTCGAAGTATAATACTTGGAATTATTTTAGCTTAAATCTtttaggctttttctttcactggcTTACATTCTGCTTGAGCATTTTGAGCTAACAGGTTGCCTCTTATGCCTCAGTTCCCATGCTACAATGACTGTAATGCAAGTTGGAGGAGTAACTGCATTTGCAACCctgttactgtttttatttgctctgaAGACAGAAGGACTATTAACAGATTATGTAACAACAAATAATCTCAGCTGTCGTGATTTTAATGACAGCTTTATATCTGTTTTATCGAGTCACTCAATTTCTACTAGTTCTGTTTGCATCTCCAAAACTAGCAAtgctcacagtaaaaaaataaaataaaattgagcgGTCTGTGCTGGAAACTGTTAAACTACCAGGACTGATCCCGCTCTCCCACAAATCTCTGTCCCAGCTTCATCCTTCCGTCCACAGGTTTGCTATACTAAGGGCAAGAGAAGTCAAAACATGTAAGCGGAATgtattgcatttcaaaatgggTTTTTCTCATGAACATATTACCATTTATCTGTTCCTTTCCTAGAGCCTCTCTTGGAAACACTGAGGAGTATCAAtaggaaggcagcagcagctggaagtcTGTTTAAGAAGTTAACAAAAACAGAATTAGAAAtcaattaaatatgttttatggAATTATTCAGCTTATTAACAGAccagaaaaaggagcaaaagcTTAAGTCAGCTGCAGTAATTTCAGGATTTATCTTTATGCATGTCACTGATGTTAGTTTATTAATCACCATCCCTAACAACAAGTTTTGGGGGTTCAAAATGTGTTggccagctgcagctgaagacAGTCTCACTGTGCTTGGTGTCCTCAGGAAACCCTGACAAGCATGACCACATCAAACACCTCAAGCATTCTGCTGATTATCGGGGCCATTGTCTGTATCCTTATAAATTCATATGTAAGTGGTTTACTTCATGTGCACTTATTAGATATACTGACATGAGTTAGCCTGTCCTGTACAGTACCTGTAATCACTCTATCTGTCAGGGGCAGTACCAGTAGCTTCACATCGCActgcagcaaacaaaataaaaatgtttaaatgcagAGCTCCTTTTCTGTATTAGGGAGACTGGCAAAAATTTTTAGAAGACAAGTTTTATGTTTAATCAGCTGacaagtagattttttttctgtgtgattttttcctatttcattcCCTAATGAATGGCAAGACCAGACAGctaaaaaggtatttaaagtTCCTGTGGTTGTCTTATAAGAGAAACTGATGAGTCTTGCATCTTCCCAAACCAAATAATTATCTATCACAGTTAGGTAACAGAACTGAAGCAGATTCACGTTTGTTTTAGATTACCTACTATGTTATTTGataggtttgtttttattgtgcagttctttttgcatttttatttttaatctaatcAGAATACACCTTTCTTAAATTTAGTGCTGCTGGTGATTCACATGCAGTGAGGgatgacatttttatttgattctgGCTTTCACTTCACAGTGGCAATGCTCacagttctttgctttttcttatggAAGTTCCAGGTCACATATCCTCTACCTGGAGCTCTGCTCTTTGCTACTGTAAGCAGAACATTTATATGGCATACTATTTTTCATAAGACATTATCTTGCTCCAaactcttctcttttgcttaaGCTTTCAGACGACGTGTCTAATGCAAGCCTGCAGTCAGTCCCCTCTCAGTATGACCTGCTGTTTGACACAGGAGGGTGCAGAGACCTGCGCATCAGCAGGTCATTCTGTGAAACAAACTTCAAATCATAAACCATACATTGATATTTCTCTAAATTGTCGCTTCTATATTACGATTTATTGACAAATAAGGCAAATGGCAAGCAAGTACTTTTCATTTGGCATAAACTGTAGAAActcaaaacagcaaaactgaatgtaagcattgttttcttccctcttcctacAAGGATTTGACGAGGAAAGCAGCTGAGCTTGAAAGTCAGCCCACAGAAGAGCAAAGCTTCATGGATTATGCCGAGGCAGCACAGGGACTTTACAGTGATCCCAAGTGAAAACCTTGTGgactgcagagaaaggagggaaaacatTTGAGTGGAGGGAGTCACTCTGGTTCCTGTAAATACCTTTTAAGAGTTGTCATTGTGACTTTCTTATGGTTGTTAATTTAATAAAGATAaatcagcaaaaaagaaatctagaggaagtgagagaaaggagaggaaggtcAGGAGCAAGGTCACCTTGGCACTAATTACTGCAACACACTGAACGTGGGTGCACATCTCCTTGATGTAGCAACTGACGTTACTTAAGATTTAACTCTGTATTAGCGGTATACTGCTAATTTCTGAGCATTTTGAACCATTGAGAGTAGCCCTTAAATTTAGCACCTACTCCCTTAAGGCTGACTATTCTTCCTTGTACTTCAAGAGGGCAGAACTGAAGCTGCAGACTGAAACAAATATATCTGGTTCCTGCTGTCATGAGTCCCACTGTACTGAAAGCTGTCAATACctgagactttaaaaatatatttcatcttCAATCAAAGCTTTTCATGAAGTTAAAACATAAGCCTAATGCAACTTTTATAGACCTTCATACAATATACTAAAGTTCATTTGGGGCTTCTGGGTGCTATGGGCACATatgtccaaaagaaaaaaaaaaaaaagctgaaaaggtttgcaaatgtaaatttaaGGCCACTTACAGCTCTTACCCTTCATAGGCAGCAGGAACCACTAACCGCAGGGAATTCAGGCCATACAAGCACATCTCACAGTGTTTGGAGCTGACTGGCTTGCAAGAAGTTTAGTGCAGAAAACTTTAACATTCGTATTTTAGTATGTGGCATTCTTCCCATTctgctgtttaaatattttcattggtATACTGAGACTGTCAATATATAAAATTAGTCTTTATTTCCcttaacaaatgttttttttttcccatctgaattgcttgaggatttttttcttaccatcATTAATtgcaaagactgaaaaacaatttaaaatccattttaagaGACCAAGctaacacatacacacaaatagTAACAATGTGAAACTCAAATCATACATCAGTGTTGGCTTGCTCAGGAAATGAAGATACATTTCTGCCATGAGGATGCCAGGATGGTAAAGCCAAataacattgatttttaaatctgcatCCAGCTTTCCAAGAAATTTATCCCCTTATATAAGCAAAGTTTAGCAGGAAGCTACATACATAGGCCCAGGTTTTAGATTCAGCTGAACAAAATTCCCTTAAAAAGGCGACTGTTAAATAGAGTACCGCCTTGCGGATGATAGGTTTTAgtctgaagaagagaaatctAAGTAGATCACTCCTCTCCAGTGTAACAGAAAACTGTTAACTGCATCACTGACCAAGTTTAGTGTTTATCTGAAGCTAgtcttaaattatttaagaagTAAACAAAAACTGCAGTCACAGTTaactaagttaaaaaaagtatataaaagtGCTGGATGATTAACTCTGTCTTTTAACTCCTCTTCTGGAAAATAAGTTAGAAAATAAGAACACTAAAGGCAACTTTCAGAAGTCAAATATTTGCTCACGAAAGTCAAAGATAACAGGAAACTTGTGGTTTTGTCCCAAAATGAGCAATAATGTCTGAagaacacagcacagaaatgacgcatcaaatggaaagaaaacttcCACTTTAAAGATctgatataatttaaaataaataaataccataatccataaagtaaaatgaacattttataaTTCTTTTAAACTTCTTGTATGGGGTTCACAGACCTGAGAATACACCCAAAATAACTCGTCCAaagtattcctttaaaaaattataaattattggAAACAGTTTCTTTAATGGAGATTGCAGGAGTAGGTCCCACATGAGTCCATATATAGCCCTTCTCTGGTCTTGTAGGAACAGTAGGGAAGGGAGACGATCGAGATTTGAAATATTCCGAAGGTGCATGACAAACAAATTCTAAATATTCCATTTTCCTTGGGAGGTCTTCTTCTGgtcctaggaaaaaaataaataatcttcaaagacaaaatttaaaagcataaaatggGAGTATGCAGGACTTAAAAATATGCAACAACAGCCAACATCCCTTAAAGAATGTGCCTTTTCAATCAATGACTTCCCTGGCAAAGTAGCCTCAAATACTAGGCAAGAAACCTCTACCTTCATTTTTGCTGGgctgattcccccccccccccccccccccatttgaAGCATTCAGTTATTTGAGTGAAGTACTTtagttaatatattttaaatagatacTATTTGTGGCCTGCCTGTCAAAAGGACTTTTCtgaattattaataattttataatcAGTAGCAGAACACTCTCTATGCCAGTGCTTGTACGCTATGTATTTTAAGGACCCAAGATGAAGATCAGCTAATTCAGGtcactttaaaagaaacagcttgGACTGATATATCAGGTTTATACTGTAATAACTTTGATTCTATGTATGGAGTAATAATTTGATCTTTAAAGTTGCAAGACTATAATTGTGCCCATGAGTACAAATACTCAGATAATCACGCTCACTGCAGTAGTGCTAATCATATTATATAAATAAGATAAACAAAAAAggttactgaaataaatgagatgcTTACAGGATTAGGGTCTAAAATGTGGAAATTGCATAAATGATCTTGACAAGCtaaaaagttcatttaaaaaaatacaactcagCATTAGTCTAGGCACATATAAGTAGCTGTATAAAACGAAGGCTTAGATATTACCTATGATATAGGATGCTGGGTCAAAACAATCTTTGGGGCTGGCTTGCGTAGGAATGAGCCAGGTTAGCGCAGCACTCTTTTCACAGTATTGGTCCTGAATAAACCCACGGATCTGAGCGTAGTATGTTTTTCCATCCTGTTCATCAACCACTGAAACAACGTCTCCAATTTGATAGTATACACCCTAGAAGACATACAAATGATAATTAAATCAAACAACCTGATTTTAGAAGCTTCACTCTCTGATTCTGATTCATATCTTAAGTATCAGTATCCTAAATTATCTCAAATTACGCCAGTCTTGAAAGACAGCCTTAATTCAGCCACATGCAAAAGCACAGTGGCGTAAGACAGAGTGCTGTCTCACCTAAGCAGTGTGCACAAGCAGTGCTGATTAATCACCCAATGTCTAGGAGTCTGAGGCTACGCCTCCTGTCTGCAGAGTGGAGATGGTCTCATTCTGTCAGGAAAGTGCACACCACCTTCTAGAAAAAGTAACTGTAGTAATTGCCCTGTGTGTGCAgggaaagcagctttctgtgTATGAAGAAGTTCACTCATTTGAATGCAAAGGAGTCCCAAGACACGGAtccacctcctgccaccttcCATGCTGCTCTGTCACGTGTGAGGCTGCGCAGCAAAGGCAACTCACTTGATGTTATAACAGCGTCGCACAGCACAATGCAGTGCCTGCACTATCAAGATCAGAGTTTGCCAAGAATCATCCaggagggttttgtttttaaaaaagacaaaaagaacacagaaaacccaaacaatccCCTTCTCAACAATACAGCAGAGTAtcaaaatagaaacattttgcaTAGAGATCAggttaaataaaacttttgaCATAATTCTTAGGAATTTCAGATAAAAACACGCAAGAAAAGACATTAATTCTTTTCTGAACTAGTCAACAGCAAACAGAGATTCATCTGGGATGCCAGACATGAAGCATCAGGTCTCTAGAGAGTATACGGAAGCTCAGTCTACCACTTCTCCTCTGGCTGTGCAGTCTCCCACTGGCTATCCTGACCTTTTCTTTGGGGGAACAGACATCTCAAATGGTTTGTTTGTACTACcgggaaacaaaagcaaatttcagaaCTTCAAAACACTAACACTTTGGCATGCTGGTAAAAATGCCCTCAAGCATGAATGTGGGAAGGCTAGCTTCTGCTTTCATTGCAATAGTCAACAGATCCTATTCCCAGGGTGTTCGAGTgtccgaaaccaggacatcgAGACCGCTTGCACCCAGCTCTGAAACGGGAGCCAGTTTAGATGTTAGGGTAGTGCAACCCATCCCCTCTACAGGCAATATTCTCTGCGCCTAAGGTAGGAAACATCACATAAATTTAAGTAATCAGCTATAGTCACTTTTGCTTGACCTCTGCTCGGTGAAagttaaaagtttaaaaacctTGATTGCAATAATTACTAAGGAAACCAGATGCAtctttttcttagaagaaaaaaaaaggacaacgACAACGATGTAAACCACTGTGGTAAACTACTTTGCAAGACTTAACAGCAATAACGTAAGGCACAGCAAAATCCTACACAACTGCTAGGCAAGGAAGAATAGCTTCTGTGAATGCATCCCTAGTGCTTTCACTGTCTGtgaaaatttttgaaattgGAAATAGAAACAGCAAGATCTTCTTTGCAAACAAATTTGCATAAACCGTACCTTATAAAAGATTGATTCTGCTGTAATTATAGTGGATACAGACTCAGGAGCCTTGATGGGCTAAGAAAAGAACatagaaatggaaaatcaaGAGCgttaaaacaaaccaaccatgTAACATAATTCCAagctggttttttcccttttagacAACATACTAACACATTATCTTCTCAGAAAATTAGTAAACACAGGAAATCGGGTGCAAACATTTGTACTTTAACATTGAAAACAATAAAGTTAACATTTGCCTTCTCAGGATTTTAAGTGGAGAAGCAAGTAGTAAATTCACGTGACTGGTTTCTATTTACAGAAAACTGCTTCCCTCAAGAAACGAGCCTGAAGGACTGCATGTCGTGCAGATCGGTGAATCACGCAGGCAGGCGTGACCATACTTCGGAGGAGTAAACCGGCCCTGGCAGCGATTACAAACACTTCCTATCCAGGTTTCAGGCTGATTTTGCGACAGGAGCTGCAAAACTCCGCGCTGGGGTCCAACGCGCCGGCAAGGTGAAGctggcgggggccgggccggcagGGGCCTGCGTGCCCGCCGCGGGGAGGCCTTTCTTCAGGGGACGAGACAGGGCTCCAGGTCCGCCCCAGcccggcacagggcagcccgAGCCCGCGGGGGCCCCGCAGCCCGCCACTTCCCATCCCAGCCGCAGAAAGCCACACGCCACTTACGTTTTTTAACTTAAAGATGTGCCTCCTCCCCTTGCCCTTCGTGGAAACCTTCTTCTCCGCGGCGGGCGCCGACTTGTACTTGGTGTTCCTCAGCCGCGCAGAGCGCCGGTGGATCTCCTGCTTACTCTAGGGGGGAAACGACCGAATAAATACAGGGAAGGGTGCTGCCCCGGGCGGGGGTACGGCCGGCCcgtccctgccctccccgccgAGACGCGCGGAGCGGGGGGCTCTCGTCCCCGGCTGGCTCACCTgcttcccgccgccgccgcctccgccgtTGCTGTGCTGGGCGGCGGCCGAGGTGGTGGCGAAGGCGGCGGGcccgggcggcgcggagcgggcCGTGCAGTTGTTGCACAGGATCTCGCCCTGGCCGCCCTTCTTCCACATGGAGGAGGACGTGCTGCGGCACACGCTGCAGGTGGGCTTCAGCCCCAGCGGCATCctgcggccggcggcggggcccgcggCCCCTGGCAGCGAGAGCGGGGGGGAGCGCGGCGCCAACACCGGCCGCGGCGCCGGCCCCTTCCCGCCGGCGGCGGATGTCGCTGCGGAGAGGCGAGGCGCGCCGGGAGGAGCGGGGCGGCCGGCCCTGCCCTCTGCTGGCtgcggggccgcccgccgccgggtAGAGGCCGCGgcccgcctcgcctcgcctcagCGCCCGCTGTGCCGGGTCCCGCGGGGCACCGCCTCCCGCCGGCGGCCGGGTCCGCCGCGCTTGGGCCCCGGCAGAGGCGGGCGActgcggcccggcccggcccggccctgccggcGGGGTTGGGGCCTCGGCTTGCCGGGGAGGCCTTAAGGGCACAGCGGAGCTCCATGGGTCCGTGTCCTGGCAATGTAAAGGCTGTTTCTCTCAGAGGTGGCAGTGAGCGAGCGTTGGCTCTCGGTCCCCAGAGAGAAGGGGTTCCTGTCCCAAGCAGGGCACATCTCTTGCCTCAGCAAAAACCATGACTAAGAGAGCAGTGTCCCTTCAATCCTGGCGAGAGCCAGAGGCAGTCAAGGGGCAGACCCGATGGGTGTagcaaagcagagaagctgCCTCTGGTACCTGCTCCGTTCCCGTTTGCAGGGGGATGCCAGACTCCGTCATCCAAAGATGAACAGCTGTCATCCTTCCTTCTCACCCAAAAATCAGAGGACAAGAGATGGACTCAAAACAGTTGTCCTGATTCAGGAGAGTAGTGACTGTGCATCTTACCCTCAACATACACCAGCTTTGGTCTTCATGAAGCCGACTGCCCCTCTTGCATGGACCGTCAGTCACATATCAATTTAAAAGGCTAGGGAGTGAACGCGTGTCTTTGTGAAGCTTTGCCAGCTAAATGCGGGAAGCATGGGTCTGACAGTGGTTCCTCACCCTGATGCCACTTCTGTGGCCCCAAGCCATCCCGTGTAGATGTTTCTCTAGTCTGATGTCAAGAAAGAAATGCCCACTCACACGTAAGGATTTGCAGCCTCTTAGTTTCCATACTCAGCCTTCACCCTTCGTTCTTGGGTTTCATTTAAACCTTCTTTGGTGCAAATTaagttgatttctttttgtcttgttctcAGTGGACACAAAGAACAAATCATCTTCttctttaataacattttttacatAGAGGAAAATGATTCTgctaaaatcaaattattattttatgtaaaatagaGGCTATTTCATTCAATGGTATTACGGTAACAATTGCATAATTAATAGACATAAGTTGCAGGATCTGTTTACAGATGCTCCACTCTTGCAGCATGCAGTGGCTGGAGGGCTTGCCTGGGTCGGTACCGACTCATGGGCAGCTTATGCTTGACCTCTTGCACTCCTGTCTTTCACACCAGCTTTGACTTTCTTGTCTCAGATGCCAAATTTATTTCCTCGTTTTGATTTAAATCCTATTTTACCTTTATCTCCTTTCAAGCTGCTAATA
Coding sequences:
- the GATAD1 gene encoding GATA zinc finger domain-containing protein 1; the encoded protein is MPLGLKPTCSVCRSTSSSMWKKGGQGEILCNNCTARSAPPGPAAFATTSAAAQHSNGGGGGGGKQSKQEIHRRSARLRNTKYKSAPAAEKKVSTKGKGRRHIFKLKNPIKAPESVSTIITAESIFYKGVYYQIGDVVSVVDEQDGKTYYAQIRGFIQDQYCEKSAALTWLIPTQASPKDCFDPASYIIGPEEDLPRKMEYLEFVCHAPSEYFKSRSSPFPTVPTRPEKGYIWTHVGPTPAISIKETVSNNL